From Drosophila virilis strain 15010-1051.87 chromosome X, Dvir_AGI_RSII-ME, whole genome shotgun sequence, the proteins below share one genomic window:
- the LOC6636725 gene encoding anoctamin-6 isoform X1, whose amino-acid sequence MYSAVRTHDYDYPESEMDERESLYFDTISLADSEAAAAAAHRKSLSQSRNTIYHSAVDLAGDETRNSLRLGGSSSSSSAAAEHRLPWQPGYRQSTALEHLNGAGYGVGGGDQADAAIAAQVLALQNGRTHLPTGIGVGGSGGGAGVGYSYSRSGAGGGGSGDDEVSRRLLRQSSTVSNKDKKLPITYSQWKLRTYRRFNDGRRSVDFVLAYKGEDVDEVAASKRRIFEANLMSEGIQLEYYKEQWVHFVKLHAPAEVLYRYAEILKIKMPLKIIPGQEQIIADATPDFKTVSRICRSLFSSVQLNTELFPERTPRIHLEFARKYLELYDEEHPNFFDESTRYSIINFIMQRQQFEGGEEKADNLGIEKLIEDGVYLCAYTLHDKDTRGKLLKEWANIGKWKNLQPLDHIKDYFGPKVALYFAWLGFYTQMLIPVSILGILFFVYGFLTWNSDPISFDICNDNETIMCPQCDRGCKFWSLNETCTSSRFNYLIDNQMTMVFAFVMAIWAVIYLELWKRYSAGLVHRWGLTGFNHHVEHPRPQYLAKISNSKRFSDKLNEPKTTFDPDVPFWSTKFLPNFTSYSIMVLFICISLIAVAAIIIYRMAQRASHTILANENTMTYRIMVLPITAGFLDLIVISILDMVYSKLAVRLTNYEYCRTQTEYDESLTIKNYVFQFVNYYSSLFYIAFLKGKFVGYPSKYNRIFSFRQEECNPGGCLMELCVQLVIIMVGKQAVNAIVEILIPFLMRTAKEFSQRYDWYRRHSEQKLVPSTNQFTEDFNLLPTENSSLYEEYLEMVVQYGFITLFSLAFPLAPLLALINNVIEVRLDAIKMLRFMRRPVGMRARNIGVWQSIMTVVTHIAVASSAMIIAFSSNFIPKLVYKATHDDPELNNYLNFTLATFYTKDYGTQSLLDVSVQANVTECRYIEFRNDPWENPPYKRPMIYWKILTARLAFIVIYQNIITMLQGILRWAVPDVSGRLLKRIKRENFLLREHIIEYEKRQAQEVTQSQTQPRVDGAAVTKTEPEFFLRQRQNGSDAAAGDNATTYV is encoded by the exons ATGTATTCAGCGG TGCGCACCCACGACTACGATTATCCCGAATCGGAAATGGACGAGCGTGAGAGTCTCTACTTTGATACGATCTCGCTGGCCGATTCggaggcggcagcggcggcggcgcatCGCAAGTCGCTATCGCAGTCACGAAACACAATTTACCACTCGGCGGTGGATCTGGCCGGAGATGAGACGCGCAACAGTTTGCGACtgggcggcagcagcagcagcagcagcgctgccgCGGAGCACAGGCTGCCCTGGCAGCCGGGCTATCGACAGTCAACGGCGCTGGAGCATCTAAATGGTGCCGGTTATGGTGTTGGTGGCGGTGATCAAGCGGATGCTGCCATTGCGGCTCAGGTGCTAGCATTACAAAATGGACGCACACATCTGCCCACCGGCATTGGCGTTGGCGGCAGCGGAGGCGGCGCTGGCGTTGGCTATAGTTATAGCCGATCTGGTGctggtggcggcggcagcggcgatGATGAGGTCTCTAGACGTCTTTTAAGACAAAGTAGCACAGTTTCTAATAAAGATAAGAAATTGCCAATTACATACTCCCAGTGGAAATTGAGG ACGTATCGACGCTTCAACGATGGCAGACGCAGCGTGGACTTTGTGCTGGCCTACAAGGGCGAGGATGTGGACGAGGTGGCAGCCAGCAAACGCAGAATCTTCGAGGCGAACCTGATGAGCGAAGGCATACAGCTGGAGTACTATAAGGAGCAATGGGTGCACTTTGTTAAGTTGCATGCGCCCGCTGAGGTGCTCTATCGGTATGCCGAGATTTTGAAGATCAAGATGCCATTGAAGATCATACCTGGTCAGGAGCAAATAATCGCCGATGCCACGCCCGATTTTAAGACAGTCAGTCGCATTTGCCGCAGCCTATTCAGTTCCGTGCAGCTGAACACCGAACTGTTTCCGGAACGTACGCCGCGCATTCATTTAGAATTCGCCCGCAAATATCTGGAGCTGTACGATGAGGAGCATccaaacttttttgatgagaGCACACGCTATTCCATTATCAATTTCATAATGCAGCGCCAGCAATTCGAAGGGGGCGAAGAGAAGGCTGATAATCTGGGCATCGAGAAGCTCATCGAGGATGGGGTCTATCTGTGCGCATATACCCTGCACGAT AAGGACACACGCGGCAAACTGCTAAAGGAGTGGGCGAACATTGGCAAATGGAAGAA CCTGCAGCCGTTGGATCACATCAAGGACTATTTTGGGCCGAAGGTGGCGCTATATTTTGCCTGGCTGGGATTCTATACGCAAATGTTGATACCGGTCAGCATACTGGGCATACTCTTCTTTGTGTAcggctttttgacgtggaacAGCGATCCGATTAGCTTTGACATTTGCAATGACAACGAAACGATCATGTGTCCCCAGTGCGATCGTGGCTGTAAATTTTGGAGTCTCAATGAGACGTGCACCTCGTCCAGGTTTAACTATTTGATAGACAACCAAATGACGATGGTGTTTGCCTTTGTGATGGCCATTTGGGCTGTTATCTATTTGGAGCTGTGGAAGCGATATTCGGCGGGACTGGTTCATCGTTGGGGTCTGACCGGTTTCAATCATCATGTGGAGCATCCACGGCCACAATATCTCGCCAAAATATCTAATTCGAAACGGTTTAGCGATAAGCTGAACGAACCAAAGACCACCTTCGATCCTGATGTGCCCTTCTGGAGCACTAAGTTTCTGCCCAACTTTACCAGCTATAGCATCATGGTGTTGTTT ATCTGCATATCATTAATCGCCGTGGCGGCGATCATCATCTATCGCATGGCGCAACGAGCATCCCATACTATTCTTGCGAATGAGAACACGATGACATATAGAATAATGGTGTTGCCCATAACGGCGGGCTTCCTGGACTTAATTGTTATCTCCATATTGGACATGGTCTATAGCAAGCTGGCGGTTCGGCTGACCAATTACGAATACTGTCGCACCCAAACGGAGTACGATGAGAGCCTCACCATCAAGAACTATGTGTTCCAATTTGTCAACTATTACTCATCGCTATTCTATATAGCATTCCTAAAGGGAAAATTCGTTGGTTATCCCTCCAAGTACAATCGGATATTTAGTTTTCGCCAGGAGGAGTGCAATCCGGGTGGCTGCCTCATGGAGCTATGCGTCCAGCTGGTCATTATCATGGTGGGCAAACAGGCAGTGAATGCCATCGTCGAGATCCTGATACCCTTTCTAATGCGCACCGCCAAGGAGTTTAGCCAGCGTTATGACTGGTATAGGCGGCACAGCGAACAGAAGCTGGTGCCCTCTACCAATCAGTTCACCGAAGACTTTAATCTGCTGCCCACCGAAAATAGTTCCCTTTACGAGGAATATCTGGAAATGG TGGTGCAATACGGTTTCATAACCTTGTTTAGCTTGGCATTTCCACTGGCTCCTCTTTTGGCGCTGATTAATAACGTGATAGAGGTCCGTCTCGATGCCATCAAGATGCTACGCTTCATGCGACGTCCCGTAGGCATGCGTGCCCGAAATATTGGTGTCTGGCAGAGCATTATGACTGTCGTTACGCACATTGCGGTCGCTTCTAGC GCCATGATAATTGCATTTAGCAGCAACTTTATACCGAAACTAGTCTACAAAGCCACCCATGATGATCCAGAGCTGAATAATTATCTAAACTTTACACTGGCTACCTTTTATACCAAGGACTATGGGACGCAATCGCTTTTGGATGTTAGCGTCCAAGCGAATGTAACGGAGTGCCGTTACATAGAGTTCCGCAACGATCCCTGGGAGAACCCACCCTATAAACGACCCATGATTTATTGGAAGATCTTGACCGCCCGTCTAGCTTTCATTGTCATCTATCAA AATATAATAACTATGCTGCAGGGCATACTGCGCTGGGCTGTGCCCGACGTCTCTGGCCGTCTGCTTAAGCGCATCAAACGCGAAAACTTTCTGCTCCGGGAGCATATCATTGAGTATGAGAAAAGACAGGCACAGGAAGTGACCCAGTCACAGACACAGCCAAGGGTCGATGGTGCAGCAGTTACAAAAACAGAGCCGGAGTTCTTTTTGCGCCAGCGTCAAAATGGAAGtgatgcagctgctggcgACAATGCCACAACCTATGTCTAA
- the LOC6636725 gene encoding anoctamin-6 isoform X3, with protein MDERESLYFDTISLADSEAAAAAAHRKSLSQSRNTIYHSAVDLAGDETRNSLRLGGSSSSSSAAAEHRLPWQPGYRQSTALEHLNGAGYGVGGGDQADAAIAAQVLALQNGRTHLPTGIGVGGSGGGAGVGYSYSRSGAGGGGSGDDEVSRRLLRQSSTVSNKDKKLPITYSQWKLRTYRRFNDGRRSVDFVLAYKGEDVDEVAASKRRIFEANLMSEGIQLEYYKEQWVHFVKLHAPAEVLYRYAEILKIKMPLKIIPGQEQIIADATPDFKTVSRICRSLFSSVQLNTELFPERTPRIHLEFARKYLELYDEEHPNFFDESTRYSIINFIMQRQQFEGGEEKADNLGIEKLIEDGVYLCAYTLHDKDTRGKLLKEWANIGKWKNLQPLDHIKDYFGPKVALYFAWLGFYTQMLIPVSILGILFFVYGFLTWNSDPISFDICNDNETIMCPQCDRGCKFWSLNETCTSSRFNYLIDNQMTMVFAFVMAIWAVIYLELWKRYSAGLVHRWGLTGFNHHVEHPRPQYLAKISNSKRFSDKLNEPKTTFDPDVPFWSTKFLPNFTSYSIMVLFICISLIAVAAIIIYRMAQRASHTILANENTMTYRIMVLPITAGFLDLIVISILDMVYSKLAVRLTNYEYCRTQTEYDESLTIKNYVFQFVNYYSSLFYIAFLKGKFVGYPSKYNRIFSFRQEECNPGGCLMELCVQLVIIMVGKQAVNAIVEILIPFLMRTAKEFSQRYDWYRRHSEQKLVPSTNQFTEDFNLLPTENSSLYEEYLEMVVQYGFITLFSLAFPLAPLLALINNVIEVRLDAIKMLRFMRRPVGMRARNIGVWQSIMTVVTHIAVASSAMIIAFSSNFIPKLVYKATHDDPELNNYLNFTLATFYTKDYGTQSLLDVSVQANVTECRYIEFRNDPWENPPYKRPMIYWKILTARLAFIVIYQNIITMLQGILRWAVPDVSGRLLKRIKRENFLLREHIIEYEKRQAQEVTQSQTQPRVDGAAVTKTEPEFFLRQRQNGSDAAAGDNATTYV; from the exons ATGGACGAGCGTGAGAGTCTCTACTTTGATACGATCTCGCTGGCCGATTCggaggcggcagcggcggcggcgcatCGCAAGTCGCTATCGCAGTCACGAAACACAATTTACCACTCGGCGGTGGATCTGGCCGGAGATGAGACGCGCAACAGTTTGCGACtgggcggcagcagcagcagcagcagcgctgccgCGGAGCACAGGCTGCCCTGGCAGCCGGGCTATCGACAGTCAACGGCGCTGGAGCATCTAAATGGTGCCGGTTATGGTGTTGGTGGCGGTGATCAAGCGGATGCTGCCATTGCGGCTCAGGTGCTAGCATTACAAAATGGACGCACACATCTGCCCACCGGCATTGGCGTTGGCGGCAGCGGAGGCGGCGCTGGCGTTGGCTATAGTTATAGCCGATCTGGTGctggtggcggcggcagcggcgatGATGAGGTCTCTAGACGTCTTTTAAGACAAAGTAGCACAGTTTCTAATAAAGATAAGAAATTGCCAATTACATACTCCCAGTGGAAATTGAGG ACGTATCGACGCTTCAACGATGGCAGACGCAGCGTGGACTTTGTGCTGGCCTACAAGGGCGAGGATGTGGACGAGGTGGCAGCCAGCAAACGCAGAATCTTCGAGGCGAACCTGATGAGCGAAGGCATACAGCTGGAGTACTATAAGGAGCAATGGGTGCACTTTGTTAAGTTGCATGCGCCCGCTGAGGTGCTCTATCGGTATGCCGAGATTTTGAAGATCAAGATGCCATTGAAGATCATACCTGGTCAGGAGCAAATAATCGCCGATGCCACGCCCGATTTTAAGACAGTCAGTCGCATTTGCCGCAGCCTATTCAGTTCCGTGCAGCTGAACACCGAACTGTTTCCGGAACGTACGCCGCGCATTCATTTAGAATTCGCCCGCAAATATCTGGAGCTGTACGATGAGGAGCATccaaacttttttgatgagaGCACACGCTATTCCATTATCAATTTCATAATGCAGCGCCAGCAATTCGAAGGGGGCGAAGAGAAGGCTGATAATCTGGGCATCGAGAAGCTCATCGAGGATGGGGTCTATCTGTGCGCATATACCCTGCACGAT AAGGACACACGCGGCAAACTGCTAAAGGAGTGGGCGAACATTGGCAAATGGAAGAA CCTGCAGCCGTTGGATCACATCAAGGACTATTTTGGGCCGAAGGTGGCGCTATATTTTGCCTGGCTGGGATTCTATACGCAAATGTTGATACCGGTCAGCATACTGGGCATACTCTTCTTTGTGTAcggctttttgacgtggaacAGCGATCCGATTAGCTTTGACATTTGCAATGACAACGAAACGATCATGTGTCCCCAGTGCGATCGTGGCTGTAAATTTTGGAGTCTCAATGAGACGTGCACCTCGTCCAGGTTTAACTATTTGATAGACAACCAAATGACGATGGTGTTTGCCTTTGTGATGGCCATTTGGGCTGTTATCTATTTGGAGCTGTGGAAGCGATATTCGGCGGGACTGGTTCATCGTTGGGGTCTGACCGGTTTCAATCATCATGTGGAGCATCCACGGCCACAATATCTCGCCAAAATATCTAATTCGAAACGGTTTAGCGATAAGCTGAACGAACCAAAGACCACCTTCGATCCTGATGTGCCCTTCTGGAGCACTAAGTTTCTGCCCAACTTTACCAGCTATAGCATCATGGTGTTGTTT ATCTGCATATCATTAATCGCCGTGGCGGCGATCATCATCTATCGCATGGCGCAACGAGCATCCCATACTATTCTTGCGAATGAGAACACGATGACATATAGAATAATGGTGTTGCCCATAACGGCGGGCTTCCTGGACTTAATTGTTATCTCCATATTGGACATGGTCTATAGCAAGCTGGCGGTTCGGCTGACCAATTACGAATACTGTCGCACCCAAACGGAGTACGATGAGAGCCTCACCATCAAGAACTATGTGTTCCAATTTGTCAACTATTACTCATCGCTATTCTATATAGCATTCCTAAAGGGAAAATTCGTTGGTTATCCCTCCAAGTACAATCGGATATTTAGTTTTCGCCAGGAGGAGTGCAATCCGGGTGGCTGCCTCATGGAGCTATGCGTCCAGCTGGTCATTATCATGGTGGGCAAACAGGCAGTGAATGCCATCGTCGAGATCCTGATACCCTTTCTAATGCGCACCGCCAAGGAGTTTAGCCAGCGTTATGACTGGTATAGGCGGCACAGCGAACAGAAGCTGGTGCCCTCTACCAATCAGTTCACCGAAGACTTTAATCTGCTGCCCACCGAAAATAGTTCCCTTTACGAGGAATATCTGGAAATGG TGGTGCAATACGGTTTCATAACCTTGTTTAGCTTGGCATTTCCACTGGCTCCTCTTTTGGCGCTGATTAATAACGTGATAGAGGTCCGTCTCGATGCCATCAAGATGCTACGCTTCATGCGACGTCCCGTAGGCATGCGTGCCCGAAATATTGGTGTCTGGCAGAGCATTATGACTGTCGTTACGCACATTGCGGTCGCTTCTAGC GCCATGATAATTGCATTTAGCAGCAACTTTATACCGAAACTAGTCTACAAAGCCACCCATGATGATCCAGAGCTGAATAATTATCTAAACTTTACACTGGCTACCTTTTATACCAAGGACTATGGGACGCAATCGCTTTTGGATGTTAGCGTCCAAGCGAATGTAACGGAGTGCCGTTACATAGAGTTCCGCAACGATCCCTGGGAGAACCCACCCTATAAACGACCCATGATTTATTGGAAGATCTTGACCGCCCGTCTAGCTTTCATTGTCATCTATCAA AATATAATAACTATGCTGCAGGGCATACTGCGCTGGGCTGTGCCCGACGTCTCTGGCCGTCTGCTTAAGCGCATCAAACGCGAAAACTTTCTGCTCCGGGAGCATATCATTGAGTATGAGAAAAGACAGGCACAGGAAGTGACCCAGTCACAGACACAGCCAAGGGTCGATGGTGCAGCAGTTACAAAAACAGAGCCGGAGTTCTTTTTGCGCCAGCGTCAAAATGGAAGtgatgcagctgctggcgACAATGCCACAACCTATGTCTAA
- the LOC6636725 gene encoding anoctamin-6 isoform X4 translates to MYSAVRTHDYDYPESEMDERESLYFDTISLADSEAAAAAAHRKSLSQSRNTIYHSAVDLAGDETRNSLRLGGSSSSSSAAAEHRLPWQPGYRQSTALEHLNGAGYGVGGGDQADAAIAAQVLALQNGRTHLPTGIGVGGSGGGAGVGYSYSRSGAGGGGSGDDETYRRFNDGRRSVDFVLAYKGEDVDEVAASKRRIFEANLMSEGIQLEYYKEQWVHFVKLHAPAEVLYRYAEILKIKMPLKIIPGQEQIIADATPDFKTVSRICRSLFSSVQLNTELFPERTPRIHLEFARKYLELYDEEHPNFFDESTRYSIINFIMQRQQFEGGEEKADNLGIEKLIEDGVYLCAYTLHDKDTRGKLLKEWANIGKWKNLQPLDHIKDYFGPKVALYFAWLGFYTQMLIPVSILGILFFVYGFLTWNSDPISFDICNDNETIMCPQCDRGCKFWSLNETCTSSRFNYLIDNQMTMVFAFVMAIWAVIYLELWKRYSAGLVHRWGLTGFNHHVEHPRPQYLAKISNSKRFSDKLNEPKTTFDPDVPFWSTKFLPNFTSYSIMVLFICISLIAVAAIIIYRMAQRASHTILANENTMTYRIMVLPITAGFLDLIVISILDMVYSKLAVRLTNYEYCRTQTEYDESLTIKNYVFQFVNYYSSLFYIAFLKGKFVGYPSKYNRIFSFRQEECNPGGCLMELCVQLVIIMVGKQAVNAIVEILIPFLMRTAKEFSQRYDWYRRHSEQKLVPSTNQFTEDFNLLPTENSSLYEEYLEMVVQYGFITLFSLAFPLAPLLALINNVIEVRLDAIKMLRFMRRPVGMRARNIGVWQSIMTVVTHIAVASSAMIIAFSSNFIPKLVYKATHDDPELNNYLNFTLATFYTKDYGTQSLLDVSVQANVTECRYIEFRNDPWENPPYKRPMIYWKILTARLAFIVIYQNIITMLQGILRWAVPDVSGRLLKRIKRENFLLREHIIEYEKRQAQEVTQSQTQPRVDGAAVTKTEPEFFLRQRQNGSDAAAGDNATTYV, encoded by the exons ATGTATTCAGCGG TGCGCACCCACGACTACGATTATCCCGAATCGGAAATGGACGAGCGTGAGAGTCTCTACTTTGATACGATCTCGCTGGCCGATTCggaggcggcagcggcggcggcgcatCGCAAGTCGCTATCGCAGTCACGAAACACAATTTACCACTCGGCGGTGGATCTGGCCGGAGATGAGACGCGCAACAGTTTGCGACtgggcggcagcagcagcagcagcagcgctgccgCGGAGCACAGGCTGCCCTGGCAGCCGGGCTATCGACAGTCAACGGCGCTGGAGCATCTAAATGGTGCCGGTTATGGTGTTGGTGGCGGTGATCAAGCGGATGCTGCCATTGCGGCTCAGGTGCTAGCATTACAAAATGGACGCACACATCTGCCCACCGGCATTGGCGTTGGCGGCAGCGGAGGCGGCGCTGGCGTTGGCTATAGTTATAGCCGATCTGGTGctggtggcggcggcagcggcgatGATGAG ACGTATCGACGCTTCAACGATGGCAGACGCAGCGTGGACTTTGTGCTGGCCTACAAGGGCGAGGATGTGGACGAGGTGGCAGCCAGCAAACGCAGAATCTTCGAGGCGAACCTGATGAGCGAAGGCATACAGCTGGAGTACTATAAGGAGCAATGGGTGCACTTTGTTAAGTTGCATGCGCCCGCTGAGGTGCTCTATCGGTATGCCGAGATTTTGAAGATCAAGATGCCATTGAAGATCATACCTGGTCAGGAGCAAATAATCGCCGATGCCACGCCCGATTTTAAGACAGTCAGTCGCATTTGCCGCAGCCTATTCAGTTCCGTGCAGCTGAACACCGAACTGTTTCCGGAACGTACGCCGCGCATTCATTTAGAATTCGCCCGCAAATATCTGGAGCTGTACGATGAGGAGCATccaaacttttttgatgagaGCACACGCTATTCCATTATCAATTTCATAATGCAGCGCCAGCAATTCGAAGGGGGCGAAGAGAAGGCTGATAATCTGGGCATCGAGAAGCTCATCGAGGATGGGGTCTATCTGTGCGCATATACCCTGCACGAT AAGGACACACGCGGCAAACTGCTAAAGGAGTGGGCGAACATTGGCAAATGGAAGAA CCTGCAGCCGTTGGATCACATCAAGGACTATTTTGGGCCGAAGGTGGCGCTATATTTTGCCTGGCTGGGATTCTATACGCAAATGTTGATACCGGTCAGCATACTGGGCATACTCTTCTTTGTGTAcggctttttgacgtggaacAGCGATCCGATTAGCTTTGACATTTGCAATGACAACGAAACGATCATGTGTCCCCAGTGCGATCGTGGCTGTAAATTTTGGAGTCTCAATGAGACGTGCACCTCGTCCAGGTTTAACTATTTGATAGACAACCAAATGACGATGGTGTTTGCCTTTGTGATGGCCATTTGGGCTGTTATCTATTTGGAGCTGTGGAAGCGATATTCGGCGGGACTGGTTCATCGTTGGGGTCTGACCGGTTTCAATCATCATGTGGAGCATCCACGGCCACAATATCTCGCCAAAATATCTAATTCGAAACGGTTTAGCGATAAGCTGAACGAACCAAAGACCACCTTCGATCCTGATGTGCCCTTCTGGAGCACTAAGTTTCTGCCCAACTTTACCAGCTATAGCATCATGGTGTTGTTT ATCTGCATATCATTAATCGCCGTGGCGGCGATCATCATCTATCGCATGGCGCAACGAGCATCCCATACTATTCTTGCGAATGAGAACACGATGACATATAGAATAATGGTGTTGCCCATAACGGCGGGCTTCCTGGACTTAATTGTTATCTCCATATTGGACATGGTCTATAGCAAGCTGGCGGTTCGGCTGACCAATTACGAATACTGTCGCACCCAAACGGAGTACGATGAGAGCCTCACCATCAAGAACTATGTGTTCCAATTTGTCAACTATTACTCATCGCTATTCTATATAGCATTCCTAAAGGGAAAATTCGTTGGTTATCCCTCCAAGTACAATCGGATATTTAGTTTTCGCCAGGAGGAGTGCAATCCGGGTGGCTGCCTCATGGAGCTATGCGTCCAGCTGGTCATTATCATGGTGGGCAAACAGGCAGTGAATGCCATCGTCGAGATCCTGATACCCTTTCTAATGCGCACCGCCAAGGAGTTTAGCCAGCGTTATGACTGGTATAGGCGGCACAGCGAACAGAAGCTGGTGCCCTCTACCAATCAGTTCACCGAAGACTTTAATCTGCTGCCCACCGAAAATAGTTCCCTTTACGAGGAATATCTGGAAATGG TGGTGCAATACGGTTTCATAACCTTGTTTAGCTTGGCATTTCCACTGGCTCCTCTTTTGGCGCTGATTAATAACGTGATAGAGGTCCGTCTCGATGCCATCAAGATGCTACGCTTCATGCGACGTCCCGTAGGCATGCGTGCCCGAAATATTGGTGTCTGGCAGAGCATTATGACTGTCGTTACGCACATTGCGGTCGCTTCTAGC GCCATGATAATTGCATTTAGCAGCAACTTTATACCGAAACTAGTCTACAAAGCCACCCATGATGATCCAGAGCTGAATAATTATCTAAACTTTACACTGGCTACCTTTTATACCAAGGACTATGGGACGCAATCGCTTTTGGATGTTAGCGTCCAAGCGAATGTAACGGAGTGCCGTTACATAGAGTTCCGCAACGATCCCTGGGAGAACCCACCCTATAAACGACCCATGATTTATTGGAAGATCTTGACCGCCCGTCTAGCTTTCATTGTCATCTATCAA AATATAATAACTATGCTGCAGGGCATACTGCGCTGGGCTGTGCCCGACGTCTCTGGCCGTCTGCTTAAGCGCATCAAACGCGAAAACTTTCTGCTCCGGGAGCATATCATTGAGTATGAGAAAAGACAGGCACAGGAAGTGACCCAGTCACAGACACAGCCAAGGGTCGATGGTGCAGCAGTTACAAAAACAGAGCCGGAGTTCTTTTTGCGCCAGCGTCAAAATGGAAGtgatgcagctgctggcgACAATGCCACAACCTATGTCTAA